The proteins below come from a single Halostagnicola larsenii XH-48 genomic window:
- a CDS encoding DUF6517 family protein, giving the protein MNRRSLLAGTAALGVTSVAGCLGTFGMDEHEASPASVDESARQETDYEQTGVTEDTIEQSVGLAIFSQDVSVTNYITEHEKPVTVGPLTMDGGGGFLVVTTPQASVLGQELNPVSDMSPKELIERIEGNYAGMKNVTHQEDENVTILEQETTQSRFTAESSYNGTSVEVSIHISEAVETDEDHLVTVGIYPNERRDEEEPNIISLMESVSEASPEDGESQNESEENSGDDESDGSSGDGETDGNSSDDGGIL; this is encoded by the coding sequence ATGAATCGTCGAAGTCTGCTCGCCGGAACGGCCGCCCTCGGGGTAACGAGCGTCGCCGGCTGTCTGGGGACGTTCGGAATGGACGAACACGAAGCGTCGCCCGCGAGCGTCGACGAGAGCGCCCGCCAGGAAACCGACTACGAACAGACCGGTGTTACGGAAGACACTATCGAACAATCGGTCGGCCTCGCGATATTCTCGCAGGACGTCTCGGTGACGAACTACATCACCGAACACGAAAAGCCAGTCACGGTCGGACCGCTCACGATGGACGGCGGCGGCGGGTTTCTCGTCGTGACGACGCCGCAGGCGAGCGTGCTCGGCCAGGAGCTCAATCCCGTCAGCGACATGTCGCCAAAGGAGCTTATCGAGCGCATCGAGGGCAACTACGCGGGGATGAAAAACGTCACCCATCAGGAAGACGAGAATGTCACGATTCTCGAGCAGGAGACGACCCAGTCCCGGTTCACCGCCGAGTCGAGTTACAACGGTACGAGCGTCGAGGTATCGATACACATCAGCGAGGCCGTCGAAACCGACGAGGATCACCTCGTGACCGTCGGCATCTATCCGAACGAACGTCGCGACGAGGAAGAGCCAAATATCATCTCGCTCATGGAGTCGGTTTCCGAGGCGTCGCCGGAAGACGGCGAGAGTCAGAACGAATCGGAGGAAAACAGCGGTGACGACGAAAGCGACGGAAGCAGCGGAGACGGCGAGACCGACGGAAACAGTAGCGACGACGGCGGCATTCTGTGA